The following coding sequences lie in one Bacteroides helcogenes P 36-108 genomic window:
- a CDS encoding biotin/lipoyl-containing protein — protein sequence MKKEIKFSLVFRDMWQSAGKYVPRVDQLVKVAPAIVEMGCFARVETNGGGFEQVNLLFGENPNKAVREWTTPFHEAGIQTHMLDRALNGLRMSPVPADVRKLFYKVKKAQGTDITRTFCGLNDTRNIIPSIGYAHEAGMISQCSLCITFSPVHTVEYYVNMAKKLIDAGADEICIKDMAGIGRPVSLGKIVSGIKAIKDIPVQYHSHAGPGFNMASILEVCEAGCDYIDVGMEPLSWGTGHADLLSVQAMLKDAGFQVPEIDMEAYMKVRALVQEFMDDFLGLYISPRNRLMNSLLIGPGLPGGMMGSLMADLESNLESINKYKAKRNLPFMKQDELLIKLFNEVAYVWPRVGYPPLVTPFSQYVKNLSMMNVIAMEKGKERWGMIADDIWDMLLGKAGKLPGKLAPEIIEKADREGRKFFTGNPQDNYPDALDKYRKLMKENKWELGEDDEELFEYAMHPAQYEAYKSGKAKEDFLADVEKRRAERDKSPLDDAKPKTLTVQVDGQAYRVTVAYGDIDLPASATEKVTAPVGEGQDVPAPLEGKFFLTKNAQETPVKVGDKVKKGDLLCYIEAMKTYNAIRADFDGTIVAVCLNSGDSVSEDDVLMKIG from the coding sequence ATGAAAAAAGAAATTAAGTTCAGCTTGGTGTTCAGGGACATGTGGCAGAGTGCCGGAAAATATGTACCCCGTGTTGACCAACTGGTGAAGGTAGCTCCTGCTATTGTAGAGATGGGCTGTTTTGCCCGTGTAGAAACGAATGGAGGAGGTTTTGAACAAGTCAATCTTCTGTTTGGCGAGAATCCCAATAAAGCCGTACGCGAATGGACGACACCGTTTCACGAAGCCGGCATTCAGACACACATGCTGGACCGTGCACTGAACGGACTCCGCATGAGTCCCGTGCCTGCCGATGTGCGCAAACTGTTCTATAAGGTAAAGAAAGCGCAGGGCACAGACATCACGCGCACCTTCTGCGGGCTGAATGATACACGGAATATCATTCCTTCCATCGGTTATGCCCACGAAGCAGGCATGATTTCGCAATGCTCGCTTTGCATCACCTTCTCTCCGGTGCATACGGTGGAATACTACGTCAATATGGCGAAGAAACTGATTGATGCAGGAGCCGATGAAATCTGCATCAAGGATATGGCGGGCATCGGACGTCCGGTGTCATTGGGCAAGATCGTGTCAGGCATCAAGGCTATTAAAGATATTCCTGTCCAGTATCACAGCCATGCCGGTCCGGGCTTCAACATGGCAAGCATCCTTGAGGTCTGCGAGGCAGGCTGCGACTATATTGATGTGGGTATGGAACCGCTTTCATGGGGTACAGGACATGCCGATTTGCTCAGCGTGCAAGCGATGTTGAAGGATGCTGGTTTCCAAGTGCCTGAAATCGATATGGAGGCATACATGAAGGTGCGTGCGTTGGTTCAGGAATTCATGGATGACTTCTTGGGCTTGTACATTTCTCCGCGTAACCGTCTGATGAACTCCCTGCTCATCGGGCCGGGCTTGCCGGGTGGTATGATGGGCAGCTTGATGGCCGATTTGGAAAGCAATCTTGAATCTATCAACAAGTACAAGGCAAAACGTAACTTGCCGTTTATGAAGCAAGATGAATTGCTCATCAAGTTGTTCAATGAAGTGGCTTACGTATGGCCTCGTGTGGGTTATCCTCCATTGGTCACTCCGTTCAGCCAGTATGTCAAAAACCTCTCGATGATGAATGTCATTGCTATGGAGAAGGGCAAGGAACGCTGGGGAATGATTGCCGATGACATTTGGGACATGCTGTTGGGCAAAGCCGGTAAGCTGCCGGGTAAGTTGGCTCCCGAAATCATTGAGAAGGCAGACCGTGAAGGGCGTAAGTTCTTTACGGGTAATCCGCAGGACAATTATCCCGATGCGCTCGACAAGTACCGTAAGCTGATGAAGGAGAATAAGTGGGAACTGGGCGAAGATGATGAAGAACTCTTTGAGTATGCCATGCACCCGGCACAGTATGAAGCCTACAAGAGCGGAAAAGCGAAAGAAGACTTCCTGGCCGATGTGGAGAAACGCCGTGCCGAAAGAGACAAATCTCCACTGGATGACGCCAAACCGAAGACCCTTACCGTACAGGTGGATGGTCAGGCTTATCGTGTGACAGTGGCTTACGGTGACATCGATCTCCCGGCTTCGGCTACGGAGAAGGTTACTGCTCCCGTAGGTGAAGGGCAGGATGTACCGGCTCCGTTGGAAGGCAAGTTCTTCCTGACTAAGAACGCGCAGGAAACTCCCGTGAAGGTGGGCGATAAAGTGAAGAAGGGCGACCTCCTTTGCTACATCGAAGCCATGAAGACCTACAATGCCATCCGCGCCGACTTTGACGGAACGATAGTGGCTGTTTGCCTGAACTCCGGTGACTCTGTTTCTGAAGATGATGTATTAATGAAGATAGGATAA
- a CDS encoding OadG family protein: MENLNTALLLMVVGMATVFAILLIVINLGKGLIALVNKYAPEEAVPSKVAANVPAPIPGNIMAAINAAVTVVTQGKGKVAKIEKIK, encoded by the coding sequence ATGGAAAACTTGAATACAGCACTTCTGCTGATGGTGGTAGGTATGGCAACGGTATTTGCTATACTGCTGATTGTTATTAATTTAGGAAAAGGACTTATCGCACTTGTGAATAAATATGCACCCGAGGAAGCTGTGCCTTCCAAAGTTGCGGCCAATGTTCCGGCTCCTATTCCGGGAAATATCATGGCAGCCATCAATGCGGCTGTAACGGTAGTGACACAAGGTAAGGGAAAGGTTGCCAAAATAGAGAAAATAAAATAA
- a CDS encoding HU family DNA-binding protein has protein sequence MAFYKKFQSRLNDLWYPKAITTGNITTDKVADRLALLSTVTRGDTYAVLKNLGGVMADYMAMGRTVKIEGIGTFYYTASTNKNGVATANEVNSGQINGTRVRFLPEVKRSSGKQVTTRSMVDVDVDWKDIAKFAGVETDSGNTGGNNGGTSGSGTGDGGDENENPLG, from the coding sequence ATGGCATTTTACAAGAAATTTCAATCAAGACTGAATGATTTGTGGTATCCGAAAGCAATTACCACTGGTAACATTACTACGGACAAGGTGGCAGACAGACTGGCCTTGCTCTCTACCGTGACTCGCGGTGATACGTATGCCGTGCTCAAGAACTTAGGAGGTGTGATGGCCGACTATATGGCTATGGGACGCACGGTGAAAATTGAGGGTATAGGTACTTTCTATTATACCGCTTCCACTAACAAAAATGGAGTTGCTACGGCTAATGAAGTAAATTCCGGACAAATTAATGGTACTCGTGTGCGTTTCCTTCCCGAAGTGAAGCGTAGCAGCGGAAAGCAGGTCACTACACGTTCGATGGTGGATGTGGATGTTGATTGGAAAGATATAGCGAAATTTGCTGGTGTGGAAACAGATAGTGGCAACACTGGCGGTAATAATGGCGGAACCTCCGGTAGTGGTACTGGTGATGGTGGTGACGAAAATGAAAATCCCTTGGGATAA
- the cas2 gene encoding CRISPR-associated endonuclease Cas2: MYILVTYDVDTTSKEGARRLRRVAKACVDYGQRVQNSVFECEVTEAQYCLLKERIKNIIDMSLDSIRFYILSKNENRRVEVLGVETAYKINDALII; this comes from the coding sequence ATGTACATTCTTGTAACTTACGATGTTGATACTACAAGTAAAGAAGGTGCGCGCCGCTTGCGGCGTGTGGCTAAGGCTTGTGTAGATTATGGGCAGAGGGTACAAAATTCCGTCTTTGAGTGCGAGGTGACAGAAGCACAATATTGTCTCTTGAAAGAACGTATCAAGAATATTATTGATATGTCTCTTGATAGCATTCGGTTTTATATCCTCAGCAAGAACGAAAATAGGAGGGTAGAAGTGTTAGGTGTTGAAACAGCTTATAAAATAAATGATGCTCTTATTATATAA
- the cas1c gene encoding type I-C CRISPR-associated endonuclease Cas1c: MRKLLNTLYVTTPEAYLSKDGLNVVISVQQEEVFRIPVINIEGIVTFGYMGASPGVMKLCSDNGISLTFLSPNGRFVSRVQGATKGNVLLRKKQYQLSDDASWSLHVAQLMIGGKIQNYRNILRRYIRDYGENEDINRAVQVLERAKRDALKAQDKTTLIGYEGMASNAYFEVLPVLILNQKADFPFYGRNRRPPKDAVNAMLSFAYTLIANDVAAALETVGLDPYVGFLHTLRPGRTSLALDMMEELRAYLGDRFVLSLINKRQITTKDFLFQGDSGVVMTDKGKKTFISAWQSRKREVIIHPYLNEKVEIGLLPYVQAMLMARYIRQDIDDYPVFLVK; the protein is encoded by the coding sequence ATGAGAAAGCTTTTGAATACTTTGTATGTGACGACACCGGAAGCGTATCTTAGTAAGGACGGGCTGAATGTCGTTATATCTGTTCAGCAGGAGGAGGTGTTTCGTATTCCTGTCATAAATATAGAAGGCATCGTTACATTCGGATACATGGGAGCAAGTCCCGGCGTGATGAAACTATGTAGTGACAATGGCATATCACTTACGTTTCTTTCTCCAAACGGTAGGTTTGTTAGCAGGGTTCAAGGTGCTACGAAAGGGAATGTACTGTTACGCAAAAAACAGTACCAATTGTCGGATGATGCATCTTGGTCGTTACATGTGGCGCAGTTGATGATTGGGGGGAAGATTCAAAACTATCGTAATATATTGAGGAGATATATTCGCGATTATGGTGAGAATGAAGATATTAATAGGGCGGTGCAAGTATTGGAACGTGCCAAGCGTGATGCTTTGAAGGCTCAAGATAAGACAACACTAATTGGGTATGAAGGTATGGCTTCAAATGCCTATTTTGAAGTGTTACCGGTCTTGATACTTAATCAGAAGGCTGATTTTCCATTTTATGGCCGTAACCGTCGTCCTCCTAAGGATGCTGTAAATGCCATGCTGTCTTTTGCTTATACTTTGATTGCAAATGATGTTGCTGCCGCACTCGAAACTGTTGGCCTCGACCCATACGTAGGATTTCTTCATACGCTTCGTCCTGGACGCACGTCGTTGGCTTTGGATATGATGGAAGAATTACGTGCTTATCTTGGAGACCGTTTTGTCTTGTCGTTAATCAATAAAAGGCAGATAACGACTAAGGACTTTTTGTTTCAAGGTGATAGTGGGGTTGTAATGACAGATAAAGGAAAGAAAACATTTATTTCAGCATGGCAGAGTAGGAAGCGGGAAGTAATCATTCATCCTTATTTGAATGAAAAAGTGGAAATAGGACTTCTGCCTTATGTGCAGGCTATGTTGATGGCAAGATATATCAGGCAAGACATTGATGATTATCCGGTATTTCTGGTAAAATGA
- the cas4 gene encoding CRISPR-associated protein Cas4, protein MQYGEDDMLMLSGIQHFRFCPRQWALIHIEQQWDDNRLTIEGQIMHKHVDDPFYRQKCGDQITLRAVNIASRELGLYGISDAIELLPSSSLENTILHPNYPGRWQPVAVEYKHGKPKRNEVDEVQLAAQVMCIEEMYAIHIPYGVFFYGELRHRVNVDITEELRDIVRQCVRDMHDIFSKAVIPKAEYGKHCDKCSLKDICMPETVKNCTSVDNYLNRNLYQ, encoded by the coding sequence ATGCAGTACGGCGAAGATGATATGCTCATGTTGTCGGGGATTCAGCACTTCAGGTTCTGTCCCCGGCAATGGGCTTTGATACACATTGAGCAGCAATGGGACGATAATCGTCTCACCATCGAAGGGCAGATTATGCACAAGCATGTAGATGATCCGTTTTATAGACAAAAGTGTGGTGACCAGATAACATTGCGTGCGGTGAATATCGCTTCGCGTGAACTTGGGCTCTATGGTATCTCTGATGCCATAGAGTTACTTCCGTCTTCTTCTCTTGAAAATACTATCTTGCATCCCAACTATCCGGGACGATGGCAACCGGTTGCTGTGGAGTATAAACATGGTAAACCGAAAAGAAACGAGGTGGATGAAGTGCAGTTGGCAGCACAAGTCATGTGTATAGAAGAAATGTATGCTATCCATATACCATACGGTGTGTTCTTTTATGGGGAGCTTCGCCATCGGGTTAATGTGGATATCACGGAGGAACTGCGAGATATAGTCAGACAATGTGTTCGGGATATGCACGATATATTTAGTAAAGCGGTTATTCCGAAGGCTGAATATGGAAAACATTGTGATAAGTGCTCGTTGAAAGATATTTGCATGCCGGAAACGGTGAAGAATTGTACTTCGGTAGATAATTACCTTAATAGAAATCTGTACCAATGA
- the cas7c gene encoding type I-C CRISPR-associated protein Cas7/Csd2, with product MEAIKNRYDFVFLFDVKDGNPNGDPDFDNMPRTDEETNHGLVTDVCIKRKIRNYVQLAEGLQSPYDIFIREGNVLNPLIQKVRDEADKKIEDEKKAVESGRGEMCKNYFDIRTFGAVMSTGDEKVEDENDGDKTKGKSPKKKIKGLGVVRGPVQLTFARSIDPVFAKSHSVTRCCVTKKDAKGNNTIGNKNTVSYGLYRMHGFISATDAAKTGFSEDDKKLLFDAMINAFENDHAAARGEMNPRALFVFKHESHLGNARAGELFDLVQIKNKEVDFPRSFGDYEVTSKEEIEAILKERFPKVTVEELI from the coding sequence ATGGAAGCAATTAAGAATCGTTATGATTTTGTTTTTCTGTTTGACGTAAAAGATGGAAATCCTAATGGTGATCCTGATTTCGACAACATGCCTCGTACTGATGAGGAAACCAATCATGGATTAGTAACTGATGTATGCATTAAGCGCAAAATCCGCAACTATGTACAACTTGCTGAAGGTCTCCAATCTCCTTATGATATTTTCATTCGTGAGGGAAATGTATTGAATCCTCTTATTCAGAAGGTAAGAGATGAAGCGGATAAGAAAATAGAGGATGAAAAGAAAGCTGTCGAATCCGGACGTGGAGAGATGTGTAAAAATTATTTTGATATTCGTACTTTCGGTGCAGTAATGAGTACGGGTGATGAAAAGGTTGAAGATGAAAATGACGGAGATAAAACAAAGGGTAAATCACCTAAGAAGAAAATTAAGGGACTTGGGGTGGTACGTGGCCCTGTCCAACTGACATTTGCTCGCTCTATCGACCCGGTTTTTGCCAAATCCCATAGTGTTACTCGTTGTTGCGTTACTAAGAAAGATGCTAAAGGTAATAATACTATTGGAAATAAGAACACCGTAAGCTACGGACTCTACCGCATGCACGGTTTCATCTCTGCTACTGATGCAGCAAAGACTGGTTTCTCCGAAGATGATAAGAAATTGTTGTTCGATGCTATGATTAACGCTTTTGAGAATGATCATGCAGCAGCAAGAGGCGAAATGAATCCAAGAGCGTTGTTCGTATTTAAGCATGAATCTCATTTGGGTAATGCAAGAGCTGGAGAGTTATTTGATCTCGTACAAATAAAGAATAAGGAAGTGGATTTCCCTCGCTCTTTTGGTGACTACGAAGTCACATCCAAAGAGGAAATAGAAGCAATTTTAAAAGAGAGATTTCCTAAAGTTACTGTTGAAGAACTAATTTAA
- the cas8c gene encoding type I-C CRISPR-associated protein Cas8c/Csd1, with product MFAELVELGKRIRKGHDALKEEKCSWDIVIDQDGNFIQLIPCDITVEAEMLTAKQGKARLLLDKPQETLGFEGSKDKHKAEDKHKKYLAKLEEYKEVQELFPIFSFYNKPKEVEKAIKAFSNLPPAKQNSNMTFMVNSTRLVSLECVKDAIKKKYEDTLCSKKQGNLCAVCGTNTYPILDEPHGPVKLPKGQTAGSMLVSYNTNAFESYNLKGNLNSGICTNCARNYIEALRYLVGNGHEIIVEKGKKGEKKFKFSNRQNISDDTIALFWTKEQDNDIDPFSDILQPTEERVKKLFSSIATGEYQSIDTEMENYFYCCTISSAAARIAVRDWIAISVTQYQKNLKQWFDDIETVKDGKIIYPGINNILNSCIKKKKDPTDSDAKAKARIGTILWHAALTNTALPLMILQSVLDQIEHEKKTFSVEKSTVVRLVLNRNIKNTYYMNKELDEQNESKAYLCGRLFALICKLQFMAQGEVNSSIKDRFFASASNTPGRVMGILLTQYVPVYQKKTKGAYTKSITEIVAKIKHFPDKLTLTERGEFALGYYYQYNTKQNENNNENN from the coding sequence ATGTTTGCAGAATTAGTAGAACTTGGCAAGAGAATCCGAAAAGGCCATGATGCATTAAAAGAAGAAAAATGCAGTTGGGATATTGTTATAGATCAGGATGGTAATTTCATTCAGTTAATTCCTTGTGACATTACTGTAGAAGCTGAAATGCTGACAGCAAAACAGGGGAAAGCACGACTATTGTTAGATAAACCGCAAGAAACTTTAGGATTTGAAGGTTCTAAGGATAAGCATAAAGCTGAGGATAAGCATAAAAAATATCTTGCAAAGTTGGAGGAGTATAAAGAAGTTCAAGAGCTTTTTCCTATTTTTTCTTTTTACAATAAACCCAAAGAGGTTGAAAAGGCTATAAAAGCATTTTCAAATTTACCCCCTGCTAAACAAAATAGTAATATGACTTTTATGGTCAACTCTACTCGTCTGGTTTCCCTTGAATGTGTTAAAGATGCAATAAAGAAAAAGTACGAAGATACCTTATGTTCAAAAAAACAAGGAAATCTGTGCGCTGTTTGTGGCACAAATACATATCCTATTCTTGATGAACCTCATGGGCCGGTTAAGTTGCCCAAAGGACAAACTGCTGGTAGTATGTTGGTTTCATACAATACGAATGCCTTTGAATCGTACAATCTTAAAGGTAATTTGAATTCTGGTATATGTACTAATTGTGCAAGAAACTATATTGAAGCGCTTCGATATCTCGTAGGGAATGGACATGAAATAATAGTAGAAAAAGGGAAAAAAGGAGAAAAGAAATTTAAGTTTTCAAATCGTCAAAACATAAGTGATGATACTATTGCTTTGTTTTGGACGAAAGAACAAGACAATGACATTGATCCTTTCTCGGATATCCTCCAACCTACAGAAGAAAGAGTAAAAAAGCTCTTCTCATCAATAGCGACAGGAGAGTATCAAAGCATCGATACCGAAATGGAGAACTATTTCTATTGTTGTACCATATCCTCTGCTGCTGCACGTATTGCTGTAAGGGATTGGATAGCGATAAGTGTTACTCAGTATCAAAAGAACCTGAAGCAATGGTTCGATGATATTGAAACAGTCAAAGATGGCAAAATAATCTATCCGGGAATAAATAACATTCTAAACAGTTGTATCAAAAAGAAAAAAGATCCGACAGATAGTGATGCAAAAGCCAAGGCAAGGATAGGAACTATCCTATGGCATGCAGCATTGACCAATACAGCTTTGCCCCTAATGATTCTGCAAAGTGTTCTCGACCAAATTGAACACGAAAAGAAAACATTCAGCGTTGAGAAATCAACAGTTGTCCGATTGGTATTAAATAGAAACATTAAAAATACATATTATATGAATAAAGAATTAGATGAACAGAATGAAAGCAAAGCTTATCTTTGCGGACGTTTATTTGCTTTGATTTGCAAATTGCAGTTCATGGCCCAAGGTGAAGTTAATAGTTCTATTAAAGACAGATTCTTCGCCTCCGCATCCAATACACCTGGCAGGGTGATGGGGATACTGTTGACTCAATATGTTCCTGTATATCAGAAAAAGACAAAAGGTGCATACACAAAGTCTATCACAGAAATCGTGGCAAAAATTAAACATTTCCCTGACAAACTCACGCTTACTGAACGTGGAGAATTTGCTTTGGGCTATTATTATCAATATAATACAAAGCAGAACGAGAATAATAATGAAAATAATTAA
- the cas5c gene encoding type I-C CRISPR-associated protein Cas5c, with the protein MIDENFVKVRVKGDYACFTQPALKVERMTYPCMTPSAARGVLECILWKPEFQWVVKSIRVLKPVAFSSFKRNELNDIIKSDRPVDISDSGNRAQRNSVVLRDVEYIIEAAIYMSEVNIEKVKNRDKSEGRNPCEPIVKYRDMFVRRLNKGQCWHQPYLGTREFSCDFFPVTQEDENRANELNLTYPIGSMLFDIWYDKDHKAKPIYMYDAVVRNSTLICPDELNEQMLSTSHLRAKQNEFVNSILFEFNKKEEE; encoded by the coding sequence ATGATTGACGAAAATTTTGTAAAAGTAAGGGTAAAGGGCGATTATGCTTGTTTTACCCAACCTGCTCTGAAAGTAGAGCGAATGACTTATCCCTGCATGACGCCTTCAGCGGCACGAGGTGTTTTGGAGTGTATCTTATGGAAACCCGAGTTTCAATGGGTGGTAAAGAGTATCAGAGTATTGAAGCCTGTTGCCTTCTCTTCTTTTAAGAGGAATGAGCTAAACGATATTATAAAAAGTGACAGACCTGTTGATATTTCCGACTCTGGAAATCGAGCACAAAGAAATAGCGTTGTACTTCGTGATGTTGAATACATTATTGAAGCAGCTATCTATATGTCCGAAGTAAATATAGAGAAAGTGAAGAACAGAGACAAGAGCGAAGGCAGAAATCCTTGTGAGCCAATAGTGAAATATCGTGATATGTTTGTACGACGTTTGAACAAGGGGCAATGCTGGCATCAGCCTTATCTCGGAACTCGTGAATTCTCATGTGATTTCTTCCCAGTAACTCAGGAAGATGAAAATCGCGCGAATGAGCTGAATCTGACATATCCAATAGGTAGCATGTTGTTCGATATCTGGTATGATAAAGACCATAAAGCAAAACCCATCTACATGTATGATGCCGTTGTACGTAATAGTACATTGATATGTCCTGACGAACTTAATGAGCAGATGCTTTCTACGTCCCACTTGCGTGCGAAGCAGAATGAATTTGTAAATAGCATATTGTTTGAATTCAATAAAAAAGAAGAGGAATAA
- a CDS encoding CRISPR-associated helicase/endonuclease Cas3, producing the protein MNIMKQSKYKYIAHSENSNGEEQSMKQHSEGVAELMKSFALSDDFAEIYSYCGLLHDIGKYSKGFQNYIRSRGEKEPHAKWGAYMARMNKNVAFSVIGHHAGLPNRDMLFKTLEQCAKDENRYNQIHQAMEEDGVIISICENSSFNKIGDVFQKELFTRLLYSALVDADSLDTERHFHKEQYDARSCKILDVDTLLAALNKRFDSFKQVTSLNELRTNVRLYAQSLANTTQGCFSMTLPTGMGKTLTSLSWALYHAKAHPNIKRIVIVLPFISIIDQTANELKTIFKDYDVILEHHSNVIYEGANEEESYCRDSKYLATENWDYPIVITTAVQFFESLFSNQRSKCRKLHNLQDSIVIFDEIQTLPVNLAECTMKMLNDMLHLCRCSFLFCTATQPNFQTRKDFCGIDHITPLVENPASVFTSTKRVKYISIDDYKAQSFESIANCVVEQNDSALIVCNTKKKAMALFDKLKEKSEIPVLHLSTNMCQIHRMEVINEVRQNLKDGKKLILCSTQLIEAGVDMDFPVVFRELAPLESIIQSAGRCNRESKLKEGQVYLFQLEDEGQPSRQYETFAQYAQLCYRNNENRLTDADFYSDYYSKIIELYAAEDAITPERKKLKFQEVAEKYHIINSNTTTFFIYRYDNESLHLYNEIKDKEYLSRKDYQKIAQYSVQVYDRSKDNNDDKNKRPSNGIKIWFGAYSKEIGINNEDEIYYI; encoded by the coding sequence ATGAATATAATGAAACAAAGCAAATATAAATATATAGCACATTCTGAAAACAGCAATGGTGAAGAGCAGTCAATGAAGCAACATAGTGAGGGTGTCGCAGAATTGATGAAATCTTTTGCTTTGTCGGATGATTTTGCCGAGATATATTCGTATTGTGGTTTACTGCATGATATTGGAAAATACAGCAAGGGATTTCAAAACTATATAAGGTCAAGAGGAGAAAAGGAACCACATGCAAAATGGGGGGCTTATATGGCACGAATGAACAAGAATGTCGCATTTTCAGTTATAGGACATCATGCAGGGCTTCCCAATAGAGATATGTTGTTCAAAACATTAGAACAATGTGCAAAAGATGAAAACAGATATAATCAAATCCATCAGGCTATGGAAGAAGATGGTGTCATTATATCAATATGTGAGAATAGTTCATTTAACAAAATAGGAGATGTCTTTCAAAAGGAACTATTCACACGATTGCTTTATAGTGCACTTGTTGATGCGGATAGTCTTGATACGGAGCGGCATTTCCATAAAGAACAGTATGATGCACGTTCATGCAAAATTCTTGATGTGGATACGCTCTTGGCAGCCTTGAATAAGCGGTTCGATTCTTTCAAACAGGTTACTTCTCTGAACGAGTTGAGAACAAATGTAAGGCTTTATGCCCAAAGTCTTGCAAATACAACTCAGGGGTGTTTCTCCATGACATTGCCAACGGGCATGGGAAAAACTTTGACAAGCCTAAGCTGGGCTCTCTATCATGCCAAAGCACATCCTAACATCAAACGAATAGTGATTGTTCTGCCATTCATCAGCATCATTGACCAGACTGCAAATGAACTTAAAACCATATTTAAAGATTATGATGTAATACTTGAACATCATTCAAATGTAATCTATGAAGGAGCCAACGAAGAAGAAAGTTATTGCAGAGATTCAAAATATTTGGCGACAGAAAACTGGGATTATCCTATAGTGATTACTACTGCTGTTCAATTTTTTGAGTCTCTATTCTCAAATCAACGTTCAAAATGTCGTAAGTTACATAATCTGCAAGATTCGATTGTAATCTTCGATGAGATTCAAACATTGCCGGTGAATCTTGCCGAATGTACAATGAAGATGCTGAATGATATGTTGCACCTTTGCCGATGCAGTTTTTTGTTTTGTACGGCCACACAACCTAATTTCCAGACGAGGAAGGATTTCTGTGGAATAGATCATATCACGCCACTTGTCGAGAATCCAGCATCTGTCTTTACTTCCACTAAACGAGTCAAGTACATATCCATTGATGATTACAAAGCCCAATCTTTCGAAAGTATTGCAAATTGCGTGGTGGAACAAAATGACTCAGCACTCATTGTATGTAATACGAAGAAAAAGGCAATGGCACTGTTTGACAAGTTGAAAGAAAAAAGTGAAATACCGGTTCTTCATCTTTCGACCAATATGTGTCAAATACATAGAATGGAGGTTATTAATGAGGTTAGACAAAATTTGAAGGATGGGAAAAAACTAATCCTCTGTTCTACTCAGCTTATTGAGGCTGGTGTTGATATGGACTTTCCTGTGGTATTCAGAGAATTGGCTCCTTTAGAGTCTATTATCCAATCGGCAGGACGTTGCAATAGAGAGAGCAAATTGAAAGAAGGTCAAGTCTATTTATTCCAATTAGAGGATGAAGGTCAGCCTTCACGTCAATATGAAACATTTGCACAATATGCACAGTTGTGTTATCGAAACAATGAGAACCGACTGACAGATGCTGATTTCTATTCGGATTATTATTCAAAGATTATAGAATTGTATGCTGCGGAGGACGCCATAACGCCTGAGAGAAAGAAGTTGAAGTTCCAAGAGGTAGCAGAAAAATATCATATCATAAACAGTAATACCACAACATTCTTTATTTATCGATATGACAATGAAAGCTTACATTTGTACAACGAGATTAAAGATAAAGAATATCTTAGTCGAAAAGATTATCAGAAGATCGCTCAGTATAGTGTTCAAGTGTATGACAGGTCTAAAGATAATAATGATGACAAGAATAAAAGGCCCTCGAACGGTATAAAAATTTGGTTTGGAGCATATTCTAAAGAAATAGGAATAAATAACGAAGATGAAATTTACTATATATGA